In a single window of the Cupriavidus basilensis genome:
- the tssH gene encoding type VI secretion system ATPase TssH: MTARDLSPFLRRLNDHCARALADAASLCETRAHRDIEVEHWLIKLLELGDGDLLAILRRYELDVDGIWNGLLAAIERLPHDLRGKPGLSQRLGQWLEAAWMRASLETATPGETTSIRSAHLLAALAETPHLLRAPDAWPLLSVSAVQIERLMHELDNISTEAAAPAPSSSAPLTAAAPAPTRSIPGQADTSALARFTTDVTQKARDGKIDPVFGRDVEIRQMVDILARRRKNNPILVGEPGVGKTALVEGLALKIAQGNVPAVIQNVTVLTLDLGLLQAGAGVKGEFEQRLKNVIEAVQQSPTPVLLFIDEAHTLIGAGNTAGGADAANLLKPALARGELRTIAATTWSEYKQYFERDAALERRFQMVKVDEPDDDGACLMLRGLKERYAQHHGVHITDAAIAAAVRLSRRYLTGRQLPDKAVDLLDTAAARVRMSLEATPIAISSCEAERAALEVERTALLQDQGAIGADAGKRLAAIDARLAALAIELAQFERAFAEQKGAAETLIALRAQWQAAADESARRDLAPSIQAAREILTRHGQAALIHAEVDETAIAQVIADWTGVPVDSLLSSELATLLALEKRLGHIVVGQDEALAALSKSLRAAKAGLKSEEAPLGVFLLVGPSGVGKTETARALADLMFGGERSLVTINLSEYQEAHTVSQLKGSPPGYVGYGEGGVLTEAVRQRPYSVVLLDEVEKAHRDVLNLFYQVFDRGFMRDGEGRVIDFRNAVILMTSNLGSEQILAAADAAVAAGAELATGTLMEAIRPMLIDHFQPALLARFQTIVYRPLSADAMASIVRMKLGKVAERVARRFGVPLRCGDTLVDELVRACLLPDSGARNIDSLLDQQILPVLSRELLVRMSEQQAPASIQLSFSEGDGIGLDFEEPATTTGAGA, encoded by the coding sequence ATGACCGCCCGCGACCTCTCTCCCTTTCTGCGTCGTCTCAACGACCATTGCGCCCGTGCCCTGGCCGACGCCGCCAGCCTCTGCGAAACACGCGCCCACCGGGACATCGAGGTCGAGCACTGGCTGATCAAGCTGCTGGAGCTGGGCGACGGCGATCTGCTGGCAATCCTGCGGCGCTATGAACTCGATGTGGACGGCATCTGGAACGGGCTGCTCGCCGCCATCGAGCGCCTGCCGCATGACCTGCGGGGCAAGCCTGGCCTGTCGCAACGCCTCGGCCAGTGGCTGGAGGCTGCATGGATGCGCGCATCGCTAGAAACCGCGACGCCCGGAGAAACCACGTCCATCCGCTCCGCGCACCTGCTGGCCGCACTGGCCGAAACACCACACCTGCTGCGCGCGCCCGACGCCTGGCCGCTGTTGAGCGTATCCGCCGTCCAGATCGAGCGGCTGATGCACGAACTCGACAACATCTCGACCGAGGCAGCCGCTCCCGCCCCGTCGTCATCAGCGCCGCTCACTGCCGCCGCGCCCGCGCCGACCCGGTCGATACCCGGTCAGGCCGATACATCGGCGCTGGCCCGTTTCACGACTGACGTCACCCAGAAGGCCCGCGACGGCAAGATCGATCCCGTGTTTGGCCGCGACGTCGAGATTCGCCAGATGGTCGACATCCTGGCGCGGCGGCGCAAGAACAACCCGATCCTGGTTGGCGAGCCCGGCGTGGGCAAGACGGCGCTGGTCGAAGGCCTTGCGCTGAAGATCGCGCAAGGCAATGTCCCAGCTGTCATACAGAACGTCACCGTGCTGACGCTGGACCTGGGCCTTCTGCAGGCAGGCGCCGGCGTCAAGGGCGAATTCGAACAGCGCCTCAAGAACGTGATCGAGGCCGTGCAGCAATCGCCAACGCCGGTGCTGCTGTTCATTGATGAAGCCCACACGCTGATCGGTGCGGGCAACACCGCGGGCGGCGCCGATGCCGCCAACCTGCTCAAGCCCGCCCTGGCGCGCGGCGAACTGCGCACGATCGCGGCGACGACGTGGTCCGAATACAAGCAGTACTTCGAACGCGACGCCGCGCTGGAGCGGCGCTTCCAGATGGTGAAGGTCGACGAACCCGATGACGACGGCGCCTGCCTGATGCTGCGCGGCCTGAAGGAGCGGTATGCGCAGCACCATGGCGTACACATCACCGATGCGGCCATCGCCGCGGCCGTGCGGCTGTCGCGCCGCTATCTGACCGGACGCCAACTGCCGGACAAGGCCGTCGATCTGCTCGACACCGCCGCTGCCCGCGTGCGCATGAGCCTGGAGGCCACGCCGATTGCCATCTCATCCTGCGAGGCGGAACGCGCGGCGCTGGAGGTCGAGCGGACTGCCCTGCTGCAGGACCAGGGGGCCATCGGCGCGGATGCCGGCAAACGACTGGCGGCCATCGATGCCCGGCTGGCTGCGCTCGCCATTGAGCTCGCACAGTTTGAACGCGCCTTTGCCGAACAGAAGGGGGCCGCCGAGACACTGATCGCGTTGCGTGCGCAATGGCAAGCCGCCGCCGACGAGTCGGCACGGCGGGACCTAGCGCCATCGATCCAGGCCGCCCGCGAGATACTGACCAGGCATGGCCAGGCCGCGCTGATCCACGCGGAAGTGGACGAGACTGCCATTGCACAGGTGATCGCCGACTGGACAGGGGTTCCGGTCGACAGCCTGCTGTCCAGCGAGCTGGCCACCTTGCTGGCGCTGGAAAAACGTTTGGGGCACATCGTGGTCGGCCAGGACGAGGCGCTAGCCGCGCTTAGCAAAAGCTTGCGGGCCGCCAAGGCGGGACTCAAATCCGAGGAAGCGCCGCTGGGCGTGTTCCTGCTGGTGGGGCCTTCGGGCGTGGGCAAGACCGAAACGGCGCGCGCGTTGGCCGACCTGATGTTCGGTGGCGAGCGTTCGCTTGTCACCATCAACCTGTCCGAATACCAGGAAGCCCACACGGTCTCGCAGCTCAAGGGTTCGCCGCCGGGGTATGTCGGCTACGGGGAAGGTGGCGTCCTGACCGAAGCGGTTCGTCAGCGGCCCTACAGCGTCGTCCTGCTCGACGAGGTTGAAAAGGCGCACCGGGACGTACTGAATTTGTTCTACCAGGTCTTCGATCGCGGCTTTATGCGCGACGGCGAAGGCCGGGTGATCGACTTCCGCAATGCCGTGATCCTGATGACCTCGAATCTCGGCAGCGAGCAGATTCTGGCGGCCGCAGACGCTGCCGTCGCGGCAGGCGCCGAGCTCGCCACCGGCACGCTGATGGAAGCGATCCGCCCGATGCTGATCGACCACTTCCAGCCGGCACTGCTGGCACGCTTCCAGACCATTGTCTACCGCCCGCTGTCGGCCGACGCCATGGCATCGATCGTGCGGATGAAGCTCGGCAAGGTGGCGGAGCGCGTCGCGCGCCGCTTTGGCGTGCCCCTGCGGTGCGGCGACACGCTGGTGGACGAACTGGTGCGAGCCTGCCTGCTGCCCGATTCAGGAGCCCGCAATATCGACAGCCTGCTCGATCAGCAGATCCTGCCGGTACTGTCGCGTGAGCTGCTGGTGCGCATGTCTGAGCAGCAGGCGCCGGCATCGATTCAGCTGTCATTCTCCGAGGGCGATGGTATCGGCCTGGACTTCGAAGAGCCGGCAACCACAACCGGGGCCGGCGCGTGA
- a CDS encoding Hcp family type VI secretion system effector codes for MAIPAYMWIKDDGGADIKGSVTVNSREGSVEVVAFDHAVSIPTDSNTGKLTGTRVHKPVVFTKETDASTPYLYKAVTSGQTLKSVEIKWYKIDDAGKEKEYFNTKLENVKVVGVTPKMLDIKNPAFEKHNHLEDIELRYEKITWSYKDGNIIHADSWNERS; via the coding sequence ATGGCAATTCCCGCATACATGTGGATCAAGGACGATGGCGGCGCCGATATCAAGGGCTCGGTCACGGTCAATAGCCGCGAGGGCAGCGTGGAAGTGGTCGCTTTCGATCACGCCGTCAGTATTCCGACGGATTCCAATACCGGCAAGCTGACTGGCACGCGCGTGCACAAGCCGGTGGTGTTCACCAAGGAAACCGATGCCTCGACGCCGTACCTGTACAAGGCGGTTACCAGTGGCCAGACCCTGAAGTCGGTCGAGATCAAGTGGTACAAGATCGACGACGCCGGCAAGGAAAAAGAATACTTCAACACCAAGCTCGAGAACGTGAAGGTGGTCGGCGTCACGCCGAAGATGCTGGACATCAAGAACCCGGCCTTCGAGAAGCACAACCACCTCGAAGACATCGAGTTGCGCTACGAGAAGATTACCTGGTCGTACAAGGATGGCAACATCATCCACGCCGACAGCTGGAACGAGCGCTCGTAA